In Oceanococcus sp. HetDA_MAG_MS8, the following are encoded in one genomic region:
- the ileS gene encoding isoleucine--tRNA ligase, whose product MARFPEIKPAAFSAGQYEPDILQWWEEQGIFQRQLQLRADAPTFSFYEGPPTANGRPGVHHVLARTIKDTFCRYKAMCGYRVERKAGWDTHGLPVEIEVEKTLGLKNRAEIEAYGIEAYNQACRESVNKYTSLWNDLTRRTGYWVDLDNPYVTYENNYIESVWWLLKRLADKDLLYRGHKIHWYSPGTGTVLSSHEVSLGYKEVDDPSVTVRFPLADAEGVFFLAWTTTPWTLPSNLLLAVGASLDYVRVQCGEEQLILAAALAPQVLKDRDYTVLAELKGSDLIGMRYQPVFDHFADHPGAFRVVGADYVTTEDGTGIVHTAPAFGADDYATAQREQVEMVNPVGRDGHFLPEVPLVGGLWFKEADSVICRDLKERGLLFAREQYRHNYPHDWRKGTPLMSYPVESWFVRTTAFKDRLVELNASINWQPEHVGRGRFGEWLSNNVDWALSRHRFWGTPLPIWVNDQNPEDYVVIGSVAELKNKVPAEQWPGEELDLHRPGVDNLHWPAADGGTYRRVPEIIDVWFDSGAMPFAQWHYPFENKAEFERAFPADFIAEGLDQTRGWFYTLHAIATLVMDSVAYRNVVVNGLLLDAKGEKMSKSKGNTVDPFEAVDEHGADGLRWYLMAASPPWENVKYDNAGVLETRRKLFLTLANVYGFFATYANIDGLDPSQDAPPINERPELDRWLLSRLHSTIAVCREALDAYNPTRAARAIETLVDDLSNWYIRRSRPVFWAGKKDTGVADGDKRAAYATTYEVLLSVSRLMAPIAPFFADWLHQALLRSQEPESSVHLADYPQAESDLIDAALETRIDLARRVVSTALQLRNTHKINVRQPLSRVIVVTEASVREADLALVRSQICEEVNVDTLETVEAGAGIVTRSAKANFRLLGKRAGKQMKAVAAAIAALDDAQLQSYSEQGRLELTLSDGSEFALEEGDLLIESQGLEGWAVAREAGVTVALDTALTPELLARGYARELINRIQNERKRRDLDVTARISVQYRAAEALAEAIQTHAELIAKETLALSLTATSTDLGEAAIATDIGGHDLQFTLDIASA is encoded by the coding sequence ATGGCGCGCTTTCCCGAAATCAAGCCCGCAGCGTTTTCTGCTGGGCAGTACGAGCCCGACATCCTGCAGTGGTGGGAGGAGCAGGGCATATTCCAGCGTCAGCTCCAGCTACGCGCCGACGCGCCTACCTTCAGCTTTTACGAAGGTCCGCCAACGGCGAATGGTCGTCCCGGTGTGCACCATGTTCTGGCGCGCACCATCAAGGACACCTTCTGCCGCTACAAGGCTATGTGCGGCTACCGCGTCGAGCGCAAGGCCGGCTGGGATACGCATGGCTTGCCGGTCGAGATCGAGGTGGAAAAAACCCTGGGTCTGAAGAACCGCGCCGAGATTGAGGCCTACGGCATCGAGGCCTACAACCAGGCCTGCCGCGAGAGCGTGAATAAGTACACCTCGTTGTGGAACGACCTCACCCGGCGTACCGGCTATTGGGTGGATCTGGACAACCCCTATGTCACCTACGAGAACAACTACATCGAGTCGGTGTGGTGGTTGCTCAAACGACTAGCCGACAAGGACTTGCTGTACCGCGGGCACAAGATTCACTGGTACAGCCCCGGCACCGGCACCGTACTCAGCTCGCATGAGGTCTCCCTGGGCTACAAGGAAGTGGATGACCCTTCGGTTACCGTGCGCTTCCCGCTGGCGGATGCGGAGGGCGTGTTCTTCCTGGCCTGGACCACCACGCCCTGGACGCTGCCATCCAACCTGCTGCTGGCCGTGGGCGCCAGCCTGGATTATGTGCGCGTGCAATGTGGTGAGGAGCAGCTGATTCTGGCGGCCGCCCTGGCGCCGCAGGTGCTCAAGGACCGCGACTACACCGTGCTGGCCGAGCTCAAGGGCAGTGACCTCATCGGTATGCGATACCAGCCGGTCTTCGATCACTTTGCTGATCATCCCGGCGCTTTCCGGGTGGTCGGGGCGGATTACGTCACCACCGAGGACGGTACGGGCATTGTGCATACCGCACCCGCCTTTGGTGCCGACGATTACGCCACTGCCCAGCGTGAGCAGGTGGAGATGGTCAACCCCGTGGGCCGGGATGGGCACTTCTTGCCCGAGGTGCCCTTGGTTGGCGGACTGTGGTTCAAAGAAGCCGATTCGGTGATCTGTCGCGACCTCAAAGAGCGCGGTCTGCTGTTCGCGCGTGAGCAATATCGCCACAACTACCCGCATGACTGGCGCAAGGGCACGCCGCTGATGTCCTACCCGGTGGAGAGCTGGTTTGTGCGCACCACCGCCTTTAAAGATCGGCTGGTGGAGCTCAATGCCAGCATCAACTGGCAGCCTGAGCATGTAGGCCGGGGGCGCTTCGGGGAATGGCTGTCCAACAATGTGGACTGGGCCTTGTCGCGGCATCGCTTCTGGGGCACACCGCTACCGATCTGGGTGAATGACCAAAACCCCGAAGACTATGTGGTGATTGGCTCGGTGGCCGAGCTCAAGAATAAGGTGCCCGCCGAGCAGTGGCCGGGGGAAGAGCTGGATCTGCACCGGCCTGGCGTTGACAACCTGCATTGGCCAGCGGCCGATGGTGGCACTTACCGCCGTGTGCCGGAGATCATCGACGTCTGGTTTGATTCCGGTGCCATGCCCTTCGCCCAATGGCATTACCCCTTCGAGAACAAGGCCGAGTTCGAGCGCGCATTCCCGGCCGACTTCATCGCCGAAGGTCTGGACCAAACCCGGGGCTGGTTCTACACCCTGCATGCCATTGCCACCCTGGTGATGGATTCGGTGGCGTATCGCAACGTGGTGGTCAACGGCCTGCTGCTGGACGCCAAGGGCGAGAAGATGTCCAAGTCCAAGGGCAACACCGTCGATCCCTTCGAGGCCGTGGATGAGCATGGCGCCGACGGCTTGCGCTGGTACTTGATGGCGGCCTCGCCACCCTGGGAGAACGTCAAGTACGACAATGCCGGCGTGCTAGAAACCCGGCGCAAGCTCTTCCTGACCCTGGCCAACGTCTACGGCTTCTTCGCCACCTACGCCAACATCGACGGCCTGGATCCCAGCCAGGATGCGCCGCCAATCAATGAGCGACCGGAGCTGGACCGCTGGCTGCTGTCCCGGCTGCACAGCACCATCGCGGTGTGTCGCGAAGCCCTGGATGCCTACAATCCCACCCGGGCGGCCAGAGCCATCGAAACCCTGGTGGATGATCTGTCTAATTGGTACATCCGCCGCTCGCGGCCCGTGTTCTGGGCGGGTAAAAAAGACACCGGCGTGGCCGATGGCGACAAGCGCGCCGCCTACGCCACCACCTACGAGGTGCTGCTCAGCGTCTCCCGGCTGATGGCCCCCATCGCGCCCTTCTTTGCCGACTGGTTGCATCAGGCTTTGCTGCGCTCGCAGGAGCCCGAGTCCTCCGTGCACCTGGCGGACTATCCTCAGGCCGAATCCGATCTGATCGATGCGGCTCTGGAAACGCGCATCGATCTGGCGCGTCGCGTCGTCTCCACCGCCCTGCAGCTACGCAATACGCACAAGATCAATGTGCGTCAGCCGCTGTCTCGCGTGATTGTGGTCACCGAGGCCAGCGTGCGCGAAGCCGATCTGGCTCTGGTGCGCAGCCAGATCTGCGAAGAAGTGAATGTGGATACGCTGGAAACGGTGGAGGCCGGAGCGGGCATCGTCACCCGCAGTGCCAAGGCCAACTTCCGCTTGCTGGGCAAGCGGGCTGGCAAGCAAATGAAGGCCGTCGCCGCCGCGATTGCCGCGCTGGATGACGCCCAACTGCAAAGCTACAGCGAGCAGGGCCGTCTAGAATTGACTCTGAGCGACGGCAGCGAGTTCGCGCTGGAAGAGGGCGATCTGCTGATTGAGTCTCAAGGCCTGGAGGGTTGGGCCGTGGCGCGCGAAGCCGGCGTGACCGTAGCGCTGGACACGGCCCTGACGCCCGAACTGCTGGCCCGTGGCTACGCCCGGGAGCTGATCAACCGCATTCAGAACGAGCGCAAACGGCGTGACCTAGATGTGACCGCGCGCATCAGCGTGCAGTACCGCGCCGCAGAGGCCCTGGCTGAGGCCATTCAGACGCATGCTGAACTCATCGCCAAGGAGACTCTGGCGCTGAGTCTGACTGCTACCTCTACCGACCTCGGCGAGGCCGCCATCGCAACCGACATCGGCGGCCACGACCTGCAATTCACCCTGGATATTGCCTCCGCATGA
- the gltX gene encoding glutamate--tRNA ligase, which yields MSIVTRFPPSPTGYLHLGGARTALYNWLYARQHGGKFILRIEDTDRERSTPEAVQAILDGMAWLGLDYDEGPYYQTQRFDRYKAVVQQLLEAGQAYVCDCPPERLEQVRAEQMEKGGKPRYDGHCRHRDLEPGPGRVVRFKTPLEGVIGWEDLVKGPLSVANSELDDLIIARSDGTPTYNLCVVVDDLDMGMTHILRGDDHVNNTPRQLHILHALGGEEPRYGHIPMILGPDGKRLSKRHGAVSVMQYRDAGYLPQAMRNYLARLGWSHGDEEIFSDAALIEAFSLGNVQRSPARFDMDKLGWVNQHWLQNTSQEEMDAALSDLAQREQLRWQSGPLATAAVELLGSRCKTLRELLQQAQFLFEAPTSYNDKDWQKQVRPEVTPRVLGAFMQNLRSLEQWTSESLQGAAKDTVAQCEVGFAKLGMPARLALAGQAQAPALDGILLALGLEESCRRLQTLVDRIGGESPV from the coding sequence ATGAGTATCGTTACCCGCTTCCCACCCAGTCCTACGGGTTATCTGCATCTCGGCGGTGCACGCACCGCCCTGTACAACTGGCTGTACGCACGCCAGCACGGGGGCAAGTTCATCCTGCGTATCGAAGATACCGACCGTGAGCGCAGCACCCCCGAGGCCGTGCAGGCCATCCTGGATGGTATGGCCTGGTTGGGTCTGGACTATGACGAAGGGCCGTATTACCAGACCCAGCGCTTTGATCGCTACAAAGCGGTGGTTCAACAATTACTGGAGGCCGGCCAGGCCTACGTTTGCGATTGCCCGCCGGAGCGCCTAGAACAGGTGCGCGCCGAGCAGATGGAAAAAGGCGGCAAGCCCCGCTACGACGGCCACTGCCGCCACCGTGATCTGGAGCCAGGGCCGGGGCGAGTAGTGCGCTTCAAGACGCCCCTGGAAGGCGTCATCGGCTGGGAGGATTTGGTCAAAGGCCCCTTGAGCGTGGCCAACAGCGAACTCGATGATCTGATTATTGCCCGCAGTGACGGCACCCCCACCTACAACCTCTGCGTGGTGGTGGATGATCTGGATATGGGCATGACCCACATCCTGCGCGGCGATGACCATGTGAACAACACGCCCCGGCAGTTGCATATCCTGCATGCCCTGGGTGGGGAAGAGCCACGCTACGGCCATATCCCCATGATTTTGGGGCCCGATGGCAAGCGCTTGTCCAAGCGGCATGGGGCTGTATCCGTGATGCAATATCGGGACGCTGGCTATCTGCCGCAGGCCATGCGTAACTACCTGGCCCGGCTGGGCTGGTCGCATGGTGATGAAGAAATCTTCTCCGACGCGGCGCTGATTGAGGCCTTCAGTCTGGGAAATGTGCAGCGGTCTCCAGCGCGCTTCGATATGGACAAATTGGGCTGGGTGAATCAGCACTGGCTGCAGAACACCTCCCAAGAAGAGATGGATGCGGCGCTGAGCGATCTGGCCCAGCGCGAGCAGTTGCGCTGGCAGTCCGGGCCACTGGCCACAGCAGCCGTGGAGTTGCTGGGGTCGCGCTGCAAGACCTTGCGCGAATTGCTGCAACAGGCCCAGTTCCTGTTCGAGGCTCCCACCAGCTATAACGACAAGGACTGGCAGAAGCAGGTTCGCCCTGAGGTGACGCCGCGAGTGCTTGGCGCCTTCATGCAGAACCTGCGCAGTCTGGAGCAGTGGACCAGCGAGAGTCTGCAGGGTGCAGCCAAAGACACCGTGGCGCAGTGCGAAGTGGGCTTTGCCAAGTTGGGCATGCCGGCGCGCCTGGCGTTGGCTGGTCAGGCGCAAGCGCCAGCCCTGGATGGCATTTTGCTGGCTCTGGGGCTGGAGGAGTCCTGTCGTCGGCTTCAGACCCTAGTGGACCGCATTGGTGGCGAGAGTCCGGTCTGA
- a CDS encoding M23 family metallopeptidase has translation MLGRILVLAAIVAVAPAWAAQQDLRAAALELRGQWCQGHLLRGRTQAGAQVQLNGKALRLSPQGEFVFGFSRDEDSPQSLEVRLPDGGVWTRAGTPCKRDYDIQRIDGLPPSKVTPDAKALERIRAEAAETRAARDTDTAMTAVFSDFIWPSTGIISGVYGSQRILNGQPRRPHFGVDVAAPTGTEVVAPAAGVVRMAHPDMYFSGGTLIIDHGHGVTSSFLHLSKIHVEVGESVEQGQRIADIGATGRVTGPHLDWRMNWHSVRVDPQPLVGPMPDAP, from the coding sequence ATGCTGGGCCGGATTCTGGTCTTGGCTGCCATCGTTGCGGTTGCACCGGCCTGGGCGGCGCAGCAGGATCTGCGCGCCGCAGCGCTAGAGCTGCGCGGCCAATGGTGTCAAGGACATTTGCTGCGCGGACGGACCCAGGCGGGGGCCCAGGTGCAGCTCAACGGCAAAGCTCTGCGGCTGAGCCCGCAGGGAGAATTCGTGTTCGGGTTTTCCCGCGACGAGGACAGCCCGCAGAGTCTGGAAGTCCGCCTGCCCGATGGCGGGGTGTGGACGCGCGCTGGGACGCCTTGCAAGCGCGACTACGACATTCAGCGCATTGATGGCTTGCCACCCTCCAAAGTCACTCCCGACGCCAAGGCGTTGGAGCGGATTCGAGCCGAAGCCGCCGAAACTCGGGCCGCGCGCGATACCGACACCGCCATGACCGCCGTATTCAGTGACTTTATCTGGCCATCCACCGGCATTATTTCCGGCGTCTACGGTTCGCAGCGCATTCTCAACGGCCAGCCGCGCCGTCCGCATTTCGGGGTGGATGTGGCCGCGCCCACCGGCACCGAAGTTGTGGCCCCCGCCGCTGGGGTGGTGCGAATGGCCCATCCGGATATGTATTTCTCCGGGGGGACCTTGATCATCGATCACGGTCACGGCGTTACCTCGTCCTTTCTGCACCTGTCCAAGATTCATGTCGAGGTGGGGGAATCGGTGGAGCAGGGCCAGCGCATTGCCGACATCGGCGCAACCGGTCGGGTGACCGGCCCGCACCTGGACTGGAGGATGAACTGGCACAGCGTGCGCGTGGATCCACAGCCTCTGGTGGGGCCGATGCCGGACGCACCCTGA
- a CDS encoding histidine triad nucleotide-binding protein, whose protein sequence is MSQTLFEKIIAAEIPADIVYRDDHCVAFRDINPQAPMHVLLVPRKPIPMLAEASDDDTPVLGHLLKIAPKIAAELGYADAFRVVINNGEGAGQTVFHLHLHLIGGRDLQWPPG, encoded by the coding sequence ATGAGCCAAACCTTGTTCGAAAAAATTATTGCAGCTGAGATCCCGGCAGATATCGTTTATCGCGACGATCACTGCGTGGCCTTCCGCGATATCAACCCCCAAGCTCCGATGCATGTGTTGCTGGTGCCCCGCAAACCCATCCCGATGTTGGCCGAAGCCAGCGACGACGACACGCCGGTACTGGGACACTTGCTCAAAATCGCCCCCAAGATCGCCGCCGAGCTGGGCTACGCCGATGCGTTTAGGGTGGTCATCAACAACGGTGAAGGTGCCGGGCAAACGGTATTCCATTTGCACCTGCACCTGATCGGTGGGCGCGACCTGCAATGGCCGCCCGGCTAA
- a CDS encoding glycosyltransferase family 39 protein, with translation MSRLRDLLYWFDQDDRHKAWRLAALALLVLGSGLGLRDPWPPGEPELALMMRDMALSGEWLIPFRAGLPFSEHPPLVIWLGASIYSLSGSLRLAVLLPSLLAAFGMLWLVYDLGRRIWGLRVGRLAAITLLCTFQFTLQAHRGQVDMVYAFFICLGLYTLLRYLLLENSPRWLVSSGAAMGFATLSNGAGYVVLALLVPWWWMRRRDWEELPARPGTALLWPLLGGFAGVLLAWVLPALAFVSGADDPALDRFRAALPMSLLGGWDLFLSEPPRPLWYLPLQTLMLWLPLSLLLPWLMPIWRQRLRVEDPRTGLLLGYVFALLLFYMFLPGRHGVQVLPALPAMALLVGANIGGTWWRPSVQWLSRGTLIVVGVILTGFATQAVLNPDWFGVRLPPDTPLGLVVFVGGLGVLALVLAVVFNLRSRHQALALPVFIGLSWMLVGWGLYPWLNDVRTPNSLMLVADTQLEDWAGNKPARWGMLDWRAQFVLASRYPIQPLTADAVHQFCVAAGAEQRAILGPVELLRMQPGLRPLQELGIRHRAHWAMANCPAAEGPSV, from the coding sequence ATGAGTCGCTTGCGCGATCTGCTGTATTGGTTTGACCAGGATGATCGGCATAAAGCCTGGCGCTTGGCAGCCTTGGCTTTGCTAGTGCTGGGCTCGGGTTTGGGTTTGCGCGACCCCTGGCCACCGGGTGAGCCTGAGCTGGCGCTGATGATGCGTGATATGGCGTTGAGCGGGGAGTGGCTGATCCCGTTTCGCGCAGGACTACCCTTTAGCGAACATCCGCCTCTGGTGATATGGCTGGGCGCCTCTATTTATTCCCTCAGCGGCAGCTTGCGCCTGGCGGTGTTGCTGCCTAGCTTGCTTGCGGCCTTCGGCATGCTGTGGCTGGTCTACGACTTAGGCCGGCGTATATGGGGCCTGCGCGTCGGGCGTTTGGCTGCGATCACACTACTGTGTACCTTCCAGTTCACCTTGCAGGCTCACCGCGGGCAAGTGGATATGGTTTATGCCTTCTTCATTTGCTTAGGCCTGTACACCTTGCTGCGTTATTTACTGCTGGAAAATAGCCCGCGCTGGCTGGTCAGTAGTGGTGCAGCGATGGGTTTTGCCACGCTCAGTAATGGTGCCGGCTACGTGGTCCTGGCGCTGTTGGTGCCTTGGTGGTGGATGCGTCGCCGGGATTGGGAAGAGCTGCCAGCACGACCGGGTACAGCTTTGCTGTGGCCCTTGCTTGGCGGTTTTGCGGGTGTGCTCCTAGCCTGGGTATTGCCAGCCCTGGCCTTTGTCAGTGGTGCTGATGATCCAGCTTTGGATCGCTTTCGTGCGGCATTGCCCATGAGCCTGTTAGGGGGGTGGGATTTATTCCTGAGTGAGCCTCCAAGACCCCTGTGGTACTTGCCCCTACAAACCTTAATGCTCTGGCTGCCGCTCAGCCTGCTGTTGCCCTGGTTAATGCCCATTTGGCGTCAGCGCTTGCGAGTGGAGGACCCGCGCACCGGCCTATTGCTGGGCTATGTCTTCGCCCTGCTGCTGTTTTATATGTTTCTACCCGGCAGGCATGGGGTGCAGGTTCTACCGGCTTTGCCGGCCATGGCACTGTTAGTCGGAGCCAATATTGGTGGGACTTGGTGGCGCCCCAGTGTGCAATGGCTGAGTCGCGGCACCCTGATAGTTGTGGGGGTGATCCTGACTGGCTTTGCCACTCAGGCGGTGCTGAACCCAGACTGGTTTGGTGTGCGTTTGCCACCAGATACCCCTCTAGGCTTGGTGGTTTTTGTCGGTGGGCTTGGTGTCTTAGCTTTGGTGCTGGCGGTGGTTTTCAACCTACGCAGTCGGCACCAAGCTTTGGCTCTGCCGGTTTTTATTGGTTTGTCGTGGATGCTGGTGGGCTGGGGTTTGTACCCCTGGTTGAACGATGTACGCACGCCCAATTCCCTGATGTTGGTCGCGGATACTCAGCTCGAGGATTGGGCAGGCAACAAGCCCGCTCGTTGGGGCATGCTGGACTGGCGGGCCCAATTTGTACTGGCCAGTCGATATCCCATACAACCCTTAACGGCCGACGCCGTGCACCAGTTTTGCGTGGCGGCTGGTGCGGAGCAACGGGCGATCCTCGGGCCCGTGGAGCTTCTACGGATGCAGCCAGGGCTACGGCCTTTGCAGGAGCTGGGCATTCGACATCGCGCGCATTGGGCTATGGCCAATTGCCCGGCGGCTGAAGGCCCTTCAGTCTGA
- a CDS encoding DUF1329 domain-containing protein, whose protein sequence is MIRLTPTLATAALLSSLSFATNAADPGKLGTELTPMGGIMAGNGGAIPAWDGGIAKKDRPEGTRYKDPFAADKPQFVISKDNMGDYANMLSAGQKALLEQGSYTIPVYKTRRSAAAPDYIYAATKKNAAQASLKNDGESLEGAVTGIPFPIPSSGKEVIWNHKLRFRGRSIVRYNNQAAVQQNGSFALFKLKEDVKFGWSYPDISLDDLANVSTYFLQKTLAPARQAGGILLVHETIDQIKEPRRAWLYNPGQRRTRRAPNVAYDNPGTGADGLRTNDQLDAFNGATDRYTFKLVGQKEMVIPYNSYGLNSGDLKYEDIVKPGHIDQNLARYEIHRVWVVEAELKDGTSHIYKKRVFYVDEDSWSIALVDIYDKRDSLWRFQEAHWAMAYDLLAVMPVLGTVYDLQGGRYLTMDMSNEDPPIAIADFEDEYFNPNNLARLSRAR, encoded by the coding sequence ATGATACGTCTAACTCCGACTCTAGCGACCGCTGCGCTGCTCAGCAGCCTTAGCTTCGCGACCAATGCCGCCGACCCCGGCAAGCTCGGCACCGAGCTCACCCCGATGGGTGGAATCATGGCCGGCAATGGTGGTGCCATACCCGCTTGGGATGGCGGTATCGCGAAAAAAGACCGCCCAGAGGGGACTCGCTATAAAGATCCCTTCGCGGCTGACAAGCCGCAATTTGTCATTAGCAAAGACAACATGGGTGACTATGCCAACATGCTCAGCGCCGGGCAAAAGGCATTGCTGGAACAAGGGTCTTACACCATTCCTGTCTATAAAACCCGCCGTAGCGCCGCCGCACCGGACTATATTTATGCGGCCACCAAAAAGAACGCCGCTCAAGCGTCCTTAAAGAATGATGGCGAATCCTTGGAAGGCGCCGTAACCGGCATCCCCTTCCCCATCCCCAGTTCCGGTAAAGAAGTCATTTGGAACCACAAGCTGCGCTTTCGCGGGCGTTCCATCGTGCGCTATAACAACCAAGCCGCCGTCCAGCAAAACGGCAGCTTTGCTTTGTTCAAGCTCAAAGAAGACGTGAAGTTTGGCTGGAGCTATCCAGATATCAGCCTTGATGACTTGGCCAATGTCTCCACCTATTTCCTACAGAAGACCCTAGCGCCAGCTCGCCAGGCCGGTGGCATTTTGTTGGTGCATGAGACCATCGACCAAATCAAAGAGCCGCGTCGGGCTTGGCTGTACAACCCTGGGCAACGCCGTACACGACGTGCGCCTAATGTGGCTTATGACAACCCTGGAACAGGCGCTGATGGGCTGCGCACCAACGACCAGCTCGACGCCTTCAATGGCGCTACCGACCGTTACACCTTCAAGCTGGTCGGCCAAAAAGAGATGGTTATCCCCTACAACAGCTATGGCCTGAACTCTGGCGACCTCAAATACGAGGACATCGTCAAGCCCGGCCATATTGACCAAAACCTAGCGCGCTACGAGATTCATCGGGTGTGGGTGGTGGAAGCCGAACTCAAAGATGGGACCAGCCATATCTACAAAAAGCGCGTGTTCTACGTAGACGAAGACTCCTGGTCGATTGCTCTGGTGGATATCTACGACAAACGTGATTCTCTGTGGCGCTTCCAAGAGGCTCATTGGGCGATGGCCTACGACCTTCTCGCAGTGATGCCGGTACTGGGGACAGTATATGACCTGCAAGGTGGCCGTTACCTCACCATGGATATGAGCAATGAAGACCCACCCATTGCGATTGCCGATTTTGAAGACGAGTACTTCAATCCGAATAACCTAGCCCGTCTATCGCGCGCTCGCTAG
- a CDS encoding carbon-nitrogen hydrolase, which translates to MRVAAVQSACSAHPEQNLQAHIEAIRSAAAQGAQLVVLQELHNTPYFCQVEDPDLHDLAEPIPGPSTQALSAVAEECNCVIVASLFERRAAGLSHNTAVVLDADGSLAGKYRKMHIPDDPGYYEKFYFTPGDLGFEPIDTAIGRLGVLVCWDQWYPEAARLMALAGAEILIYPTAIGWDPDDSAEEQARQREAWLTVQRGHAIANGLPLLSCNRIGHELDPSGHTAGAQFWGSSFICGPQGEWLAQAPTDESCTLMADLDLRRAESVRRIWPFLRDRRIDAYGDLLKRYRDHDG; encoded by the coding sequence ATTCGCGTGGCTGCCGTGCAAAGCGCATGCAGTGCTCACCCGGAGCAAAATCTTCAGGCTCACATCGAGGCCATTCGTAGCGCTGCGGCCCAGGGTGCGCAGCTCGTGGTCCTGCAAGAACTGCACAACACGCCTTATTTTTGCCAGGTGGAAGATCCCGACTTACATGATCTTGCGGAGCCCATACCAGGCCCCTCCACCCAGGCACTGAGCGCCGTCGCCGAAGAGTGCAACTGCGTCATCGTTGCCTCGTTATTCGAGCGTCGCGCAGCGGGTTTGTCGCACAACACAGCCGTCGTCTTGGATGCGGACGGCAGTTTGGCGGGCAAATACCGGAAAATGCACATCCCCGATGATCCGGGTTATTACGAAAAGTTCTATTTCACCCCCGGCGACCTGGGTTTCGAACCCATTGATACTGCTATAGGTCGTCTGGGTGTACTGGTGTGTTGGGATCAGTGGTACCCAGAAGCCGCGCGCCTCATGGCCTTAGCCGGCGCCGAGATTCTGATCTACCCCACCGCCATCGGCTGGGACCCTGATGACAGCGCTGAGGAGCAAGCTCGTCAGCGTGAAGCCTGGCTGACGGTGCAGCGCGGGCATGCCATCGCCAACGGTTTGCCGCTGCTCAGTTGCAACCGCATTGGGCACGAATTAGACCCTAGCGGGCACACCGCTGGCGCTCAGTTTTGGGGATCGAGTTTTATTTGCGGCCCCCAAGGTGAATGGCTAGCTCAGGCCCCAACCGATGAAAGCTGCACCTTGATGGCAGACTTAGATTTGCGCCGCGCAGAATCCGTGCGCCGTATATGGCCATTCCTCCGTGATCGGCGGATTGACGCTTACGGCGACCTGCTTAAACGCTACAGAGACCATGACGGCTAA
- a CDS encoding agmatine deiminase family protein: MLTWPDPAGDFADFARINQAFISLAKALAQAAPVYISLAAALDIANLRQAIGITPHPVHCQHAPVGDVWVRDHGPIGVYDKGRVRLLKFEFDGWGGKYPSQNDNALLPWLVDNADFAHIHDLETQGWVLEGGGVETDGQGTLLATTRSVLDPKRNPELSVAMIEDKLRASLGIKRFHWLEHGGLAGDDTDGHIDTLVRFVAPGVLVYQGAPESEGPNSAELQAMAEELAQWQQANGQAYELHALPHTQQAHTRAPTGLPSSYSNFLFINDFLLVPQYSDPADSAALELLRNLCPQHRVEGVDCSALVEQYGGLHCATMNIPLAHE, from the coding sequence ATGCTGACCTGGCCGGATCCCGCCGGCGACTTCGCCGATTTTGCGCGCATCAATCAGGCTTTCATCAGCCTCGCTAAGGCACTGGCTCAGGCAGCTCCGGTCTACATCAGCCTGGCTGCGGCTTTAGACATCGCCAATCTCAGGCAGGCTATTGGCATTACGCCGCACCCGGTGCACTGCCAACATGCTCCGGTGGGCGATGTGTGGGTACGCGACCATGGGCCTATAGGGGTCTACGATAAGGGGCGGGTTCGCCTACTGAAGTTCGAGTTCGACGGTTGGGGCGGCAAGTACCCGAGTCAAAATGACAATGCTTTACTGCCCTGGTTGGTCGACAACGCTGACTTTGCGCACATTCATGATTTGGAGACTCAAGGCTGGGTACTCGAGGGTGGAGGCGTGGAAACCGATGGCCAGGGCACGCTACTGGCCACCACGCGGAGTGTGCTCGACCCCAAGCGCAACCCTGAGCTCTCCGTAGCCATGATCGAAGACAAGCTCCGCGCAAGCCTGGGTATCAAGCGTTTCCATTGGCTAGAACACGGCGGCTTAGCGGGCGACGACACCGATGGCCACATCGATACGCTGGTTCGTTTTGTTGCCCCCGGCGTATTGGTCTACCAAGGTGCACCGGAAAGCGAAGGCCCCAACTCTGCCGAACTCCAGGCCATGGCCGAGGAGTTAGCACAGTGGCAGCAAGCCAACGGCCAAGCTTATGAGCTGCATGCTCTGCCGCATACACAGCAAGCGCATACGCGGGCACCGACAGGTTTGCCCAGCAGTTATTCTAACTTCCTGTTTATTAATGATTTTTTGCTGGTTCCGCAGTATAGCGACCCCGCGGATTCCGCTGCGCTGGAGCTGCTACGCAACTTGTGCCCCCAGCATCGGGTCGAAGGCGTTGATTGCAGTGCTCTGGTCGAACAATATGGCGGCCTGCACTGCGCCACCATGAATATCCCGCTTGCGCATGAATAA